One Paraburkholderia sp. IMGN_8 DNA window includes the following coding sequences:
- a CDS encoding ATP-binding cassette domain-containing protein: MNVTGRSAPANAPTGAPVLELEHVTLELGGRTILRDTGFVVNQGEFIGVLGPNGAGKTTLMRAVLGLVPAVSGAIRVLGQPVERGNASIGYMPQTRSALAGRRVRGRDFVAMAADGHRWGVPHADSKTRADVERVLDLVGGRALAARPLSELSGGERQRLLLAQCLLGNPELLLLDEPLISLDPHHQKSVVELVRRVQQELGIAVLFSAHELNPLLNSLDRVLYLGSGVAALGTVDEVITKPVLSRLYGSPIEVMRVNGRIFVMSGDVEVEKHDHEHEHDENGGHGHAHSHSHTHDSRDGHTHDV, from the coding sequence ATGAATGTGACTGGCCGCAGCGCGCCAGCGAATGCACCAACCGGCGCGCCCGTGCTCGAACTCGAGCACGTGACGCTGGAACTCGGTGGACGCACGATCCTGCGCGACACCGGCTTCGTGGTCAACCAGGGCGAATTCATCGGCGTGCTCGGGCCGAACGGCGCGGGCAAGACGACGCTGATGCGCGCCGTGCTCGGTCTCGTACCGGCGGTCAGCGGCGCGATCCGCGTGCTGGGGCAACCGGTCGAGCGCGGCAATGCGTCGATTGGCTATATGCCGCAGACGCGTAGCGCGCTGGCAGGCCGCCGCGTGCGTGGCCGCGATTTCGTGGCGATGGCCGCCGACGGCCACCGGTGGGGCGTGCCGCACGCGGACAGCAAAACCCGCGCGGATGTCGAGCGGGTGCTGGACCTGGTCGGCGGCCGTGCGCTGGCCGCGCGGCCGTTGTCGGAACTATCGGGGGGCGAGCGTCAGCGTCTGCTGCTCGCGCAATGCCTGCTCGGCAATCCCGAACTGCTGCTGCTCGACGAACCGCTAATCAGTCTCGATCCGCATCATCAGAAGAGCGTGGTCGAACTGGTGCGGCGCGTGCAGCAGGAACTCGGCATCGCTGTGCTGTTCTCGGCGCATGAACTGAATCCGCTGCTGAACTCGCTCGATCGCGTGCTGTATCTGGGCAGCGGTGTCGCCGCGCTCGGCACCGTCGATGAGGTGATTACCAAACCCGTATTGTCGCGTCTGTACGGTTCGCCGATCGAAGTGATGCGCGTGAACGGCCGCATCTTCGTGATGTCGGGCGACGTCGAAGTCGAAAAGCACGATCACGAGCACGAACACGACGAAAACGGTGGCCATGGCCACGCGCACAGCCACTCACACACCCACGACTCACGCGACGGACACACGCACGATGTTTGA
- a CDS encoding metal ABC transporter solute-binding protein yields the protein MKKIDSMWNAARRALKLSKYVAMGAAALALGHGAFAADAKIPVVAAENFYGDVVQQLGGDRVDVTSILSNPDQDPHLFEASPKTARALQHASLVVYNGADYDPWMAKLLAASKNAKRTTIVAAELVGKKSGDNPHLWYEPSTMPAVARAVSAALVASDPAHKSAYDANLAKFLDSLKPIDAKVAELHAHYAGVPVTATEPVFGYMSDAVGLTMRNLRFQLATMNNTEASAADIAAFERDLREKRVRVLIYNSQATEALTKRMLKLAQQSKVPAMSVTETEPAGKTYQTWMLTQLDALSTALAAGDASGASQGASASKGKTQ from the coding sequence ATGAAAAAAATCGACTCGATGTGGAACGCGGCGCGCCGTGCGCTGAAGCTGTCGAAGTACGTGGCCATGGGCGCCGCGGCGCTCGCACTCGGTCATGGCGCGTTTGCCGCCGACGCGAAAATCCCGGTGGTCGCGGCGGAAAACTTCTACGGCGACGTGGTGCAGCAACTGGGCGGCGACCGGGTCGACGTGACGAGTATCCTCAGCAACCCCGATCAGGACCCGCATCTGTTCGAAGCCAGCCCGAAGACAGCGCGCGCGTTGCAGCATGCGAGCCTTGTGGTCTACAACGGCGCCGATTACGATCCGTGGATGGCCAAGCTGCTCGCCGCCTCGAAGAACGCGAAGCGCACCACGATCGTCGCCGCCGAGCTCGTCGGCAAGAAGAGCGGCGATAATCCGCACCTGTGGTACGAACCGTCGACCATGCCCGCGGTGGCCCGCGCGGTGAGCGCGGCGCTCGTCGCGTCTGACCCGGCGCACAAGTCGGCGTACGATGCGAACCTCGCGAAGTTTCTCGATTCGCTCAAACCGATCGACGCCAAGGTCGCCGAACTGCATGCGCACTATGCGGGCGTACCGGTGACGGCGACCGAGCCGGTGTTCGGCTATATGTCGGACGCGGTGGGCCTGACGATGCGCAACCTGCGCTTCCAGCTGGCGACGATGAACAACACCGAAGCAAGCGCGGCCGATATCGCCGCGTTCGAACGCGATCTGCGCGAAAAGCGCGTGCGCGTTCTGATCTATAACAGCCAGGCAACCGAGGCCCTGACCAAACGCATGTTGAAGCTTGCGCAACAATCGAAGGTGCCGGCCATGAGCGTCACCGAAACCGAGCCAGCCGGCAAGACCTATCAGACGTGGATGCTGACGCAGCTCGACGCGCTCTCCACGGCGCTGGCCGCGGGCGATGCAAGCGGAGCCAGCCAGGGCGCCTCAGCCAGCAAAGGAAAAACGCAATGA
- a CDS encoding Fur family transcriptional regulator has product MATTIAEHHAVRLAHAEAHAALHGLALTPLRRQVYAAIVASDRPVGAYELLDALEPQRGRMPPTTVYRALDFLLEHGFVHRIESKNAFFACCEVGVPHRSQFLICDRCGATVEIPGGELAEQLSLSAPAHGFEVHRQVVELSGLCAACAHAAKPGSALR; this is encoded by the coding sequence ATGGCTACCACGATTGCAGAACACCACGCCGTGCGGCTCGCGCATGCCGAAGCGCACGCTGCCCTGCACGGCCTCGCGCTCACGCCGCTGCGCCGCCAGGTGTACGCCGCGATCGTCGCCAGCGACCGGCCGGTCGGCGCCTATGAACTGCTGGATGCCCTTGAACCGCAGCGCGGTCGCATGCCGCCCACCACCGTCTACCGCGCGCTGGATTTTCTGCTCGAGCACGGCTTCGTTCATCGGATCGAATCGAAGAATGCGTTTTTTGCCTGCTGCGAAGTCGGGGTACCGCATCGCAGCCAGTTTCTGATCTGCGACCGGTGCGGAGCGACCGTCGAGATTCCAGGCGGCGAACTCGCCGAGCAACTGTCGCTTAGCGCGCCGGCGCACGGCTTCGAAGTGCACCGCCAGGTGGTCGAACTGAGCGGCCTGTGCGCGGCATGCGCCCACGCCGCCAAGCCCGGCAGCGCACTGCGATGA
- a CDS encoding L-iditol 2-dehydrogenase — translation MAARLQDKVAILTGAASGIGEAVARRYLDEGARVVLVDVKPAGSFGEALLASHADRVLTVSADVTRRDDIERIVASTLARFGQIDILFNNAALFDMRPILDESWDVFDRLFAVNVKGMFFLMQAVAQKMVEQGRGGKIINMSSQAGRRGEALVSHYCATKAAVLSYTQSAALALAPHKINVNGIAPGVVDTPMWNEVDALFARYENRPLGEKKRLVGEAVPLGRMGVPDDLTGAALFLASADADYITAQTLNVDGGNWMS, via the coding sequence GTGGCAGCACGATTGCAAGACAAGGTGGCCATTCTGACGGGCGCGGCAAGCGGAATCGGTGAAGCCGTGGCCCGGCGATATCTGGATGAAGGCGCGCGCGTCGTACTGGTCGACGTGAAGCCGGCCGGCAGTTTCGGCGAAGCGCTGCTCGCCAGCCACGCCGACCGGGTCCTCACCGTCAGCGCTGATGTGACGCGTCGCGACGATATCGAACGCATTGTCGCGAGTACGCTCGCGCGCTTCGGCCAGATCGACATCCTGTTCAACAATGCGGCGCTGTTCGATATGCGCCCGATCCTCGACGAATCCTGGGACGTGTTCGACCGCCTCTTCGCGGTCAACGTGAAGGGCATGTTCTTCCTGATGCAAGCCGTGGCCCAGAAGATGGTCGAGCAGGGCCGTGGCGGCAAGATCATTAATATGTCGTCGCAAGCCGGGAGGCGTGGCGAGGCGCTGGTGTCGCACTACTGCGCGACCAAAGCAGCCGTGCTCAGCTATACGCAATCCGCTGCGCTGGCGCTCGCGCCGCACAAGATCAATGTGAACGGCATCGCGCCGGGTGTCGTCGATACGCCGATGTGGAACGAGGTCGACGCGCTCTTCGCCCGCTATGAAAACCGGCCGCTTGGCGAGAAGAAGCGCCTTGTCGGTGAAGCGGTGCCGCTCGGCCGCATGGGCGTGCCGGACGATCTGACCGGCGCCGCACTGTTTCTCGCGTCGGCGGACGCCGACTACATCACCGCGCAAACTCTGAATGTCGACGGCGGCAACTGGATGAGTTGA
- a CDS encoding sugar ABC transporter substrate-binding protein: MKPALKSALKAVSAGAVACAALNASAGTVTIATLNNPDMIELKKLSPAFEQANPDIKLNWVILEENVLRQRATTDITTGSGQFDVMTIGAYETPQWGKRGWLAPLTGLPADYDLNDVVKTARDGLSTGGQLYALPFYVESSMTYYRKDLFAAKGLKMPDQPTYEQIAQFADKLTDKANGMYGICLRGKAGWGENMAYGTTVVNTFGGRWFDEKWNAQLTSPEWKKAITFYVDLLKKDGPPGASSNGFNENLTLMSSGKCAMWIDATVAAGMLYNKQQSQIADKVGFAAAPIAVTPKGSHWLWAWALAIPKSSKQPDAAKKFITWATSKQYIELVAKDEGWASVPPGTRHSTYARPEYKQAAPFGDFVLKAIETADPDHPTLKPVPYTGVQFVGIPEFQSFGTVVGQSISGAIAGQMTVDQALAAGQATADRAVKQAGYQK, encoded by the coding sequence ATGAAACCAGCTCTCAAATCCGCCCTGAAGGCGGTTAGTGCCGGCGCAGTCGCATGCGCCGCGTTGAACGCCTCGGCGGGCACGGTGACGATCGCGACGTTGAACAATCCGGACATGATCGAACTGAAGAAGCTGTCGCCCGCTTTCGAGCAGGCGAATCCGGACATCAAGCTGAACTGGGTGATTCTCGAAGAGAACGTGCTGCGTCAGCGCGCCACCACCGACATCACCACCGGCAGCGGCCAGTTCGACGTGATGACGATCGGCGCGTACGAAACGCCGCAATGGGGCAAGCGCGGCTGGCTCGCGCCGCTCACCGGCCTGCCCGCCGATTACGATCTGAACGACGTCGTGAAGACGGCCCGCGACGGCCTCTCCACTGGCGGCCAGTTGTACGCGCTGCCGTTCTACGTCGAAAGCTCGATGACGTACTACCGCAAAGACCTGTTCGCGGCGAAGGGCCTGAAGATGCCCGATCAGCCGACTTATGAGCAGATCGCGCAATTCGCCGACAAACTCACCGACAAAGCCAACGGCATGTACGGCATCTGCCTGCGCGGCAAGGCGGGCTGGGGCGAAAACATGGCGTATGGCACGACTGTGGTGAACACCTTCGGCGGCCGCTGGTTCGACGAGAAATGGAATGCGCAGCTCACGTCGCCGGAATGGAAGAAGGCGATCACGTTCTACGTCGATCTGCTGAAAAAAGACGGTCCTCCGGGAGCGAGCTCGAACGGCTTCAACGAGAACCTCACGCTGATGTCGTCGGGCAAGTGCGCGATGTGGATCGACGCGACGGTGGCGGCCGGCATGCTCTATAACAAGCAGCAATCGCAGATCGCGGACAAGGTCGGCTTCGCCGCCGCGCCGATTGCGGTCACGCCGAAGGGTTCGCACTGGTTGTGGGCGTGGGCGCTGGCGATTCCGAAGTCGTCGAAGCAGCCGGATGCGGCGAAGAAGTTCATCACGTGGGCGACCTCGAAGCAGTACATCGAACTGGTGGCGAAGGACGAGGGCTGGGCTTCGGTGCCGCCGGGAACGCGTCACTCGACGTACGCGCGTCCTGAGTACAAACAGGCCGCACCGTTCGGCGATTTCGTGCTGAAGGCGATCGAAACGGCTGACCCGGATCATCCGACGCTGAAGCCCGTGCCGTACACCGGTGTGCAGTTCGTCGGCATTCCTGAGTTCCAGTCGTTCGGCACGGTGGTCGGTCAGAGCATCTCCGGCGCGATTGCCGGACAGATGACGGTCGATCAGGCGCTGGCGGCCGGTCAGGCAACCGCCGACCGCGCGGTAAAACAGGCCGGTTATCAGAAGTAA
- a CDS encoding sugar ABC transporter permease, with protein sequence MRPLRLPLMHAHPQTEKEREVSQANSARWLVSPSVGVLVLWMAIPLAMTIWFSFSRYNLLNPDLKGFAGFDNYKYLASDPSFGPSIGHTLELIVSVLVITVVGGVLMAILFDRKFYGQGVARLLAIAPFFVMPTVSALIWKNMILHPVYGLVASGMRAMGMQPIDWFADYPLTAVIMIVAWQWLPFAFLILFTAIQSLDQEQKEAARIDGAGPFSMFFYITLPHLRRAIAVVVMMETIFLLSIFAEIYTTTGGGPGTATTNLSYLIYSLGLQQFDVGLASAGGILAVVLANIVSFFLVRMLAKNLKGEYEK encoded by the coding sequence ATGCGTCCTCTGCGCCTGCCTCTCATGCATGCCCATCCCCAGACAGAAAAAGAACGCGAAGTCAGTCAGGCCAATTCCGCTCGCTGGTTAGTCTCGCCGTCCGTCGGCGTACTGGTGCTGTGGATGGCGATTCCGCTCGCGATGACAATCTGGTTTTCGTTCTCGCGCTACAACCTGTTGAATCCGGATCTCAAAGGCTTCGCCGGTTTCGACAACTACAAATATCTCGCCAGCGATCCGTCGTTCGGCCCGTCGATCGGGCACACGCTCGAACTGATTGTCTCGGTGCTGGTGATCACGGTGGTCGGCGGCGTGCTCATGGCGATCCTGTTCGACCGCAAGTTCTACGGTCAAGGCGTCGCGCGGTTGCTCGCCATCGCGCCGTTCTTCGTGATGCCGACCGTGAGCGCGCTGATCTGGAAGAACATGATCCTGCATCCGGTGTACGGCCTGGTCGCGAGCGGCATGCGTGCGATGGGCATGCAGCCGATCGACTGGTTCGCCGACTATCCGCTTACCGCTGTGATCATGATCGTCGCGTGGCAGTGGCTGCCGTTCGCGTTCCTGATTCTGTTCACCGCGATCCAGTCGCTCGATCAGGAGCAGAAAGAAGCGGCGCGCATCGACGGCGCGGGTCCGTTCTCGATGTTCTTCTACATCACGCTGCCTCACCTGAGACGGGCGATCGCGGTGGTGGTGATGATGGAAACGATTTTCCTGCTGTCGATCTTCGCCGAAATCTATACGACCACGGGCGGCGGTCCGGGCACCGCGACCACCAACCTGTCGTACCTGATCTACTCGTTGGGCCTGCAGCAGTTCGACGTCGGTCTGGCGTCCGCGGGCGGCATTCTCGCTGTCGTGCTGGCTAACATCGTGTCGTTCTTCCTCGTGCGGATGCTCGCGAAGAACCTGAAAGGGGAGTACGAAAAATGA
- a CDS encoding carbohydrate ABC transporter permease codes for MSHVASTPASSTAPAAAVTVPAKSPFDAIRRGIPGVIAWLVALLLFFPIFWMTITAFKTEQQAYSSSLFFIPTLDSFREVFARSNYFSFAWNSVLISAGVTVLCLILAVPAAYAMAFFPTRRTQKVLLWMLSTKMMPSVGVLVPIYLLWKNSGLLDTVSGLVIVYTLINLPIAVWMSFTYFAEIPRDILEAGRIDGAATWQEIVYLLMPMSLPGLASTALLLVILSWNEAFWSINLSSSHAAPLTVFIASYSSPEGLFWAKLSAASLLAVAPILIVGWLSQKQLVRGLTFGAVK; via the coding sequence ATGAGCCACGTTGCCTCTACGCCGGCGTCGAGCACGGCGCCCGCTGCTGCCGTCACCGTGCCGGCCAAGTCGCCGTTCGACGCGATTCGCCGCGGCATTCCCGGCGTGATCGCCTGGCTGGTCGCGCTGCTCCTGTTCTTCCCGATCTTCTGGATGACGATCACCGCGTTCAAGACCGAGCAGCAGGCCTATTCGTCGTCGCTGTTCTTCATTCCGACGCTCGATAGTTTTCGTGAGGTGTTCGCGCGCAGCAATTACTTTTCGTTCGCGTGGAATTCGGTGCTGATCTCGGCGGGCGTCACGGTGCTGTGCCTGATTCTCGCCGTGCCGGCCGCGTACGCGATGGCGTTCTTTCCGACGCGCCGCACGCAGAAAGTGCTGCTGTGGATGCTGTCGACCAAGATGATGCCGTCGGTCGGCGTGCTGGTGCCGATCTATCTGCTGTGGAAAAACAGCGGACTGCTCGATACGGTGTCGGGTCTCGTGATCGTCTACACACTGATCAATCTGCCGATTGCGGTGTGGATGTCGTTCACGTACTTCGCCGAAATTCCGCGCGACATTCTCGAAGCCGGGCGTATCGACGGCGCCGCGACCTGGCAGGAAATCGTCTATCTGCTGATGCCGATGTCGCTGCCGGGGCTCGCCTCGACAGCGCTCCTGCTGGTGATCCTGTCGTGGAACGAAGCGTTCTGGAGCATCAACCTGTCGAGTTCGCACGCCGCGCCGCTGACCGTGTTCATCGCGTCGTATTCGAGTCCTGAGGGTCTGTTCTGGGCCAAGCTGTCCGCGGCTTCGTTGCTGGCGGTCGCGCCGATCCTGATCGTCGGCTGGTTGTCGCAGAAGCAACTGGTGCGTGGCCTCACCTTCGGGGCGGTCAAATGA
- a CDS encoding HAD family phosphatase, producing MTAGTNGGQFALICDCDGVLIDSEAVAAHMLVHELEARWPDTDVEPVVLPLLGLRIEKVLQGTATQLGKSLSADDIDAIRRAVEAAAMQASTVEGIEVALAQVPLTKGCASNSFRPYVESVLARTGLVRFFGDRIFCADAVPNPKPAPDVYLAAARGLGLAPSACLVVEDSVTGVTAATAAGMTVLGFIGGGHASDAQIDALHAAGARHVFDDMQQLPELVAQWTLSATAATP from the coding sequence ATGACGGCAGGCACGAATGGAGGTCAGTTCGCGCTGATCTGCGATTGCGACGGCGTGCTGATCGACAGCGAAGCCGTGGCGGCGCACATGCTGGTGCACGAACTGGAAGCGCGCTGGCCCGATACCGACGTCGAGCCGGTGGTGCTGCCGCTGCTCGGTTTGCGCATCGAGAAGGTGCTGCAAGGCACGGCGACGCAGCTCGGCAAAAGCCTGTCCGCCGACGATATCGACGCGATCCGGCGGGCCGTGGAAGCGGCGGCGATGCAGGCGTCCACGGTCGAGGGCATCGAGGTCGCTCTGGCGCAAGTGCCGTTGACCAAAGGGTGCGCGAGCAACAGCTTCCGGCCGTATGTGGAGTCGGTGCTGGCGCGCACCGGCCTTGTCAGATTTTTCGGCGATCGCATTTTTTGCGCCGACGCGGTACCGAATCCGAAGCCCGCGCCCGACGTTTATCTGGCCGCGGCGCGAGGTCTCGGTCTGGCGCCCTCGGCATGCCTCGTGGTCGAAGACAGCGTCACGGGTGTGACGGCAGCGACCGCTGCGGGCATGACGGTGCTGGGCTTCATCGGCGGCGGTCATGCAAGCGATGCGCAGATCGACGCGTTGCATGCGGCCGGCGCGCGTCACGTATTCGACGACATGCAGCAGTTGCCGGAACTGGTCGCGCAATGGACGCTGAGCGCGACAGCGGCCACGCCCTGA